Proteins found in one Salinimonas lutimaris genomic segment:
- a CDS encoding alpha-galactosidase has protein sequence MSAAPAFVTLQNDQVSLIFSNQGRVPTLLYYGKKLSDTTSAQMLATLSTRQEAKCAPVTEPPVALVPTHGEGFTGAPGLEVFGDTDQWAAGFFLQNIEHNAQQAVFTLSDDTRGLLLTLTVTLDSNTSVATFTSSIKNTGQTAINLSYLNAATLSLPMHFTSIRGFEGRWSNEFQTQDHDLFMGSYVRENRRGKTSHDTFPGLLAYARGTAELHGECMGFHLGASANHRLRAEMMADGRSYVQFGELLLPGEVSLASGQSYTSPVLYAGFAQDGFSALSRQFHEYIRVNILRHSAQSKPRPVHYNTWEGIYFDHDETTLKALADEVAPLGVERFVLDDGWFKGRRHDHAGLGDWTVDEAIYPQGLDSLIDYVTDKGMEFGIWFEPEMVNPDSDLYRAHPEWALQTKNNPHIPFRHQYVLDLTNPDVTDYLFKVIDDVMTAYPKITYIKWDMNRDVNHPGNLAGKPAMHGQMSALYALIDRVRAAHPQLEIESCCSGGGRVDLGILPHTDRFWTSDSNDALDRLYIQRGFSFFFPSEVMGAHVGPRDCHITGRHLPIELRSAVAMFGHMGIEMDPRELTDHEKEVLKTAINLYKENRSLLHSGDLFRMDDDGLNVKFGYVAKDKSKGIFAYNNVKETGRTIPSRFYFAGLNPEQQYRLNRAELGNLKEYSPSILQKTDGEIFSGEALMTFGMQMPVLFPQTSLIYTVEAV, from the coding sequence ATGTCCGCAGCGCCAGCATTTGTTACCCTGCAAAATGATCAGGTCAGTCTGATTTTTTCTAATCAGGGCCGTGTACCGACTTTGCTCTATTACGGTAAAAAGTTAAGTGATACCACCAGCGCCCAGATGCTGGCAACGCTCAGTACCCGTCAGGAAGCAAAATGTGCACCGGTTACCGAGCCGCCGGTGGCGCTGGTCCCTACCCATGGAGAGGGTTTTACCGGCGCACCGGGCCTGGAAGTTTTCGGGGATACCGATCAGTGGGCCGCCGGATTTTTTCTGCAAAATATTGAGCACAACGCTCAACAGGCAGTTTTCACCCTGTCTGATGACACTCGCGGACTGCTGCTGACCCTGACCGTGACACTGGATAGCAACACCAGTGTGGCCACCTTTACCAGTAGTATTAAAAATACCGGACAGACTGCGATAAACCTGTCGTATCTGAATGCCGCTACCCTCTCTCTGCCAATGCACTTTACCAGCATCCGTGGTTTTGAGGGACGCTGGTCAAATGAGTTTCAGACTCAGGATCATGATCTGTTTATGGGCTCGTATGTGCGTGAAAACCGCCGCGGAAAAACCTCACACGATACATTTCCCGGCCTGCTGGCCTATGCCAGAGGAACAGCTGAATTGCACGGTGAATGCATGGGCTTTCATCTGGGTGCTTCTGCCAACCACCGCCTGCGTGCAGAGATGATGGCTGATGGCCGCAGCTATGTGCAGTTTGGTGAATTACTGCTGCCCGGCGAAGTCAGCCTGGCCAGCGGCCAGTCTTATACTTCTCCTGTGTTGTATGCCGGCTTTGCACAGGATGGCTTTTCTGCGCTGTCTCGACAATTCCATGAATATATCCGCGTCAACATACTGCGCCATAGTGCTCAAAGTAAGCCCCGCCCGGTACATTACAACACCTGGGAAGGCATTTACTTTGATCATGATGAAACCACATTAAAAGCCCTGGCGGATGAAGTGGCCCCGCTGGGCGTGGAGCGCTTTGTGCTGGATGATGGCTGGTTTAAGGGCCGTCGTCACGACCATGCAGGGCTGGGCGACTGGACTGTTGATGAAGCCATTTATCCGCAGGGTCTTGATAGCTTGATTGATTATGTCACCGATAAAGGCATGGAATTTGGTATCTGGTTTGAGCCGGAAATGGTTAATCCGGACTCTGATTTGTACCGGGCACATCCAGAATGGGCGCTGCAAACCAAAAATAACCCGCATATTCCATTTCGCCATCAGTATGTACTGGATTTAACCAACCCGGATGTCACCGATTATCTGTTTAAGGTGATTGATGATGTAATGACCGCCTATCCTAAAATCACTTATATAAAATGGGATATGAACCGCGATGTTAATCACCCGGGGAACCTGGCCGGTAAGCCGGCCATGCACGGTCAGATGAGCGCCTTGTATGCCCTTATCGACCGGGTCCGCGCTGCACATCCGCAACTGGAGATTGAAAGCTGCTGTTCAGGCGGCGGCCGGGTTGATTTAGGTATTTTGCCACACACGGATCGCTTCTGGACCTCTGACTCCAATGACGCACTGGATCGCCTGTATATTCAGCGTGGTTTTTCTTTCTTCTTCCCATCAGAAGTTATGGGCGCCCACGTGGGTCCGCGCGACTGCCATATTACCGGCCGTCATCTGCCCATCGAACTGCGCAGTGCAGTTGCCATGTTTGGGCATATGGGTATCGAAATGGACCCACGTGAGTTAACAGATCATGAAAAAGAGGTGCTGAAGACTGCTATTAATCTGTACAAGGAAAACCGCTCGTTGTTACACAGCGGTGATTTATTCCGAATGGATGATGATGGGCTGAATGTGAAGTTTGGTTATGTGGCCAAGGACAAATCAAAGGGCATCTTTGCTTACAACAACGTGAAAGAGACCGGCCGTACTATTCCGTCGCGTTTTTATTTCGCCGGTCTGAACCCGGAACAGCAATATCGCCTGAACCGGGCAGAACTGGGTAACCTGAAAGAATACTCTCCGTCTATTTTACAAAAAACGGATGGTGAGATTTTCAGTGGCGAAGCCCTGATGACCTTTGGCATGCAAATGCCGGTGCTATTCCCGCAAACATCACTGATCTACACCGTAGAGGCGGTATAA
- a CDS encoding beta-galactosidase, with protein MMLGICYYPEHWPKSQWAQDAKEMRELGLTYVRIAEFAWSRLEPSQGTFTFEWLDEAIETLAAEGLKVIMCTPTATPPKWLIDAYPDILAVDVNTGLVRGFGSRRHYDFSSEDYRREAMRISDVVAQRYGSHPAVVGWQTDNELACHDTTPSASDSALAAFQGWCEQRYGTIEKLNEAWGNVFWSMEYPDFQSIDVPYFAVTEVNPSHSLAYRRFSSDQVIRFHDEMVSIIRKHAPGRFVTHNFIPMSDTQTDNYALAKDLDFSSFDNYPLGRTDLFFADEDTEQFKRYMRTGHPDFSSYYFDQTRGLSQKNFWIMEQQPGPVNWAVHNPRPEPGMIALWSWVAFAHGADTVCYFRWRQAAFAQEQMHAGLKRVDNSPSAAYPEVQQVKAELDQLNINLNDPLHYRVAIVSTTTNQWVSEIEQQGQSYRHEKVEFEYYNALRLLGLNVAFVSPEHSLTDYDLVVVPTMPIISDAFIKNCEATDATIVFGPRTGSKTDEFQYPRNLGPGKLQSLLPAKVLSVETLRGDIQEKLNFNGEQFHSNRWREELLPGDNCEVVARYEDESPAVVKSGNLYYVGTLSCSDFLTNLLGKLAVEKGIATHILNEDVRTVERGDYRFIFNYAGTPVRVDAFADADFVIGSHELDAYGYAIAKR; from the coding sequence ATGATGTTAGGAATTTGTTACTACCCGGAGCACTGGCCTAAATCACAGTGGGCGCAGGATGCAAAGGAAATGCGCGAGCTTGGTCTGACCTATGTGCGAATCGCCGAATTTGCCTGGTCGAGACTGGAACCCTCACAGGGCACGTTTACCTTTGAATGGCTGGATGAAGCAATCGAAACACTGGCTGCAGAAGGGCTGAAAGTGATCATGTGTACGCCTACTGCCACGCCGCCAAAGTGGCTGATCGATGCCTATCCGGATATTCTGGCTGTGGATGTCAATACCGGGCTGGTACGAGGGTTTGGTTCCCGTCGGCACTATGATTTCTCCAGCGAGGATTATCGCCGTGAAGCGATGCGGATCAGTGACGTGGTTGCCCAGCGTTATGGTAGTCATCCGGCTGTTGTTGGCTGGCAGACCGACAATGAGCTGGCTTGTCATGACACTACCCCAAGCGCCTCTGACAGTGCACTGGCCGCTTTCCAGGGCTGGTGTGAGCAGCGTTACGGTACCATCGAAAAGCTGAATGAAGCCTGGGGCAATGTATTCTGGTCAATGGAATATCCGGACTTTCAGAGCATTGACGTACCTTATTTTGCGGTGACCGAAGTTAACCCGTCTCATTCACTGGCTTATCGCCGGTTTTCCTCTGATCAGGTGATTCGCTTCCACGATGAAATGGTATCGATTATCCGCAAACATGCACCGGGCCGGTTTGTCACCCATAACTTTATTCCTATGTCTGATACTCAGACAGATAACTATGCGCTGGCTAAAGACCTGGACTTCTCTAGTTTTGACAATTATCCGCTGGGGCGCACTGATTTGTTCTTTGCCGATGAAGACACAGAGCAGTTCAAGCGGTATATGCGTACCGGACACCCTGACTTTTCGAGTTACTACTTTGATCAGACCCGGGGTTTGTCGCAGAAAAATTTCTGGATCATGGAGCAGCAGCCAGGCCCGGTAAACTGGGCTGTGCATAATCCGCGTCCTGAGCCGGGTATGATTGCCCTGTGGTCTTGGGTGGCCTTTGCCCATGGTGCCGATACGGTATGCTATTTCCGCTGGCGTCAGGCGGCCTTTGCCCAGGAGCAAATGCACGCAGGCCTGAAACGGGTGGACAACTCGCCGTCTGCGGCTTACCCGGAAGTCCAGCAGGTTAAGGCCGAACTGGACCAGCTGAACATTAATCTGAACGACCCGCTGCATTATCGTGTGGCTATTGTCAGCACCACTACCAACCAGTGGGTTAGCGAGATTGAACAGCAGGGCCAGAGCTACCGGCACGAAAAAGTCGAGTTTGAATACTATAATGCGCTGCGTCTGCTGGGTCTGAATGTGGCGTTTGTGTCGCCCGAACACAGCCTGACAGACTATGATCTGGTTGTGGTACCGACCATGCCAATTATCAGCGATGCCTTTATTAAAAACTGTGAAGCAACGGATGCCACTATCGTATTCGGGCCTCGTACTGGCAGTAAAACCGATGAGTTTCAGTATCCACGTAATCTTGGCCCGGGCAAACTGCAGTCGCTTTTGCCGGCGAAAGTGTTATCAGTAGAAACGCTGCGCGGTGATATTCAGGAAAAGCTTAACTTTAATGGCGAGCAGTTCCACAGCAACCGCTGGCGTGAAGAGTTACTGCCGGGTGACAACTGTGAGGTGGTGGCCCGTTATGAGGATGAGTCGCCGGCGGTGGTTAAGTCAGGCAACCTGTATTACGTGGGCACACTGAGCTGCTCTGACTTCCTGACCAACTTGCTGGGCAAGTTGGCAGTGGAGAAAGGTATTGCCACTCATATTCTGAACGAAGACGTGCGTACGGTGGAGCGGGGCGACTATCGCTTTATTTTCAACTACGCCGGCACACCGGTACGGGTCGATGCCTTTGCCGATGCTGACTTTGTGATTGGCTCACACGAGCTGGATGCTTATGGTTATGCGATAGCCAAACGTTAA
- a CDS encoding SLC5 family protein → MSSSTIQVSVFIFVTALIGFLTYLSCRGQNRNAINQNREYFLAGGGLAWYFVAGSITLTNLSTDQLVGMNGNQMALLALWEFSAVVGLFVLAKVFLPVYYRYKCTTTTQLLEQRYHNKHIRAVISSLFFLGSALIFCPAVIYSGALFMQSMFNVELPLMYISVIFIVVGALYAIFGGLRAVAVSDTYSGVLLLTMAVLVVILALQAIDYNFDGIPAERLTLIGDDESPIPWHTLLTGMIFIQMFYWGTNQVITQRAMAAPSLKEAQKGVFAAAGIRLLIVPSIIVIPGIVSYKLFGDVGDSAYGRIVAEVLPDWLSGVFAAAMAAAVLTTFNSNLNSATALYVCDIHEAYVNDAPNVPRLSAYVTVLLCLVSLALIPVYAQADSIINLIQELYGLLSMPILSVFVVGLLFRNVHANAAIGSVLFGVSLYASMTFKLSPLYSPFGLHYIHLMFVTLISCVLFALIVNKVIFKQTARFSLAIESDDEQEAKA, encoded by the coding sequence ATGTCGTCCAGCACTATACAGGTGTCTGTTTTTATATTTGTAACGGCTCTGATAGGCTTTCTGACCTACCTGAGTTGTCGCGGCCAGAACCGTAACGCCATTAACCAGAACCGGGAATACTTTCTGGCCGGTGGCGGTCTGGCCTGGTATTTTGTGGCCGGTTCCATCACCCTGACCAATCTGAGTACGGACCAGCTGGTAGGAATGAATGGTAACCAGATGGCACTACTGGCGTTATGGGAATTTTCCGCAGTCGTGGGCTTATTTGTGCTGGCCAAGGTATTTTTGCCGGTGTATTACCGGTATAAATGTACCACCACCACCCAGTTGCTTGAGCAGCGCTATCACAATAAACACATTCGGGCGGTCATCTCCAGCCTGTTCTTTTTAGGCAGCGCGCTGATTTTCTGCCCGGCAGTGATCTATTCCGGCGCCCTGTTTATGCAGTCGATGTTCAATGTTGAGCTGCCTCTTATGTACATTTCGGTGATCTTCATTGTGGTTGGTGCTCTGTATGCCATCTTTGGCGGTCTGCGCGCCGTGGCGGTGTCCGACACCTATTCGGGCGTATTGCTGCTGACCATGGCGGTTCTGGTTGTCATTCTGGCGCTACAGGCTATCGATTATAACTTTGATGGTATTCCGGCCGAGCGGTTAACCCTGATTGGCGATGACGAGTCACCGATTCCCTGGCACACCCTGCTGACCGGTATGATCTTTATCCAGATGTTTTACTGGGGAACTAATCAGGTTATCACCCAGCGTGCTATGGCTGCACCATCACTCAAAGAAGCTCAGAAAGGGGTATTTGCGGCCGCCGGTATTCGGTTACTGATTGTCCCGTCTATTATCGTGATCCCGGGAATTGTATCTTACAAGCTGTTTGGCGATGTGGGTGACAGCGCATATGGCCGTATTGTGGCAGAGGTACTGCCCGACTGGTTATCCGGCGTATTTGCCGCCGCCATGGCCGCCGCCGTGCTGACCACTTTTAACAGTAACCTTAACTCAGCCACTGCCCTGTACGTGTGCGATATTCATGAGGCCTATGTTAACGATGCGCCTAACGTGCCGCGGTTAAGTGCCTATGTCACTGTACTGCTGTGCCTGGTATCACTGGCGCTGATTCCGGTTTATGCCCAGGCTGACAGTATTATCAACCTGATACAGGAGTTGTACGGATTACTGAGCATGCCTATTTTGTCGGTCTTTGTGGTCGGTCTGCTATTTAGAAATGTGCATGCCAATGCGGCTATTGGCTCGGTATTGTTTGGTGTGTCGCTGTATGCATCGATGACCTTTAAGCTTTCACCGTTGTACTCGCCTTTCGGCCTGCATTACATCCACCTGATGTTTGTGACGCTGATTTCCTGTGTACTGTTTGCCCTGATTGTGAACAAGGTCATCTTTAAGCAAACCGCCCGTTTCTCGCTGGCCATTGAGTCAGATGACGAACAGGAAGCCAAAGCTTAA
- a CDS encoding SapC family protein, with amino-acid sequence MSQFEVLSAQAHGHIRVDEPQLVGEFARRHMLNIELREAIQAASEFPLFISKVSNTNSWAISALCGLAPGENVFCQQNQWLAHYTPLCLKTLPFLIQMNEQGSHTLLDIQSVAVSEDKGEALYLSTGRPSAYLDAKQKLLAERVAAMSQTTELLNQLAELNLFQPVDLIIEFADSTQQRVGGLYALNEQRIQALSPEQLAILNKHNTLSVMFNILGSIFQVNRLIRLHNSRFAERAVSNIKFETSKL; translated from the coding sequence ATGTCACAGTTTGAAGTACTCAGTGCCCAGGCACACGGTCATATTCGGGTAGACGAGCCGCAGCTTGTCGGCGAATTTGCCCGTCGTCACATGCTCAACATTGAGCTTCGTGAAGCCATTCAGGCCGCCAGCGAATTTCCGCTGTTTATCAGCAAAGTGTCTAACACCAATAGCTGGGCTATTTCAGCCTTGTGCGGCCTGGCACCGGGCGAAAATGTGTTTTGCCAGCAAAACCAGTGGCTGGCGCACTATACCCCGCTATGCCTGAAAACCCTGCCCTTTCTGATTCAAATGAATGAACAGGGCAGCCATACCCTTCTGGATATCCAGTCTGTTGCAGTCAGTGAAGACAAGGGAGAGGCACTTTATTTATCAACCGGGCGGCCCAGCGCTTACCTGGATGCCAAGCAGAAGCTATTAGCCGAGCGGGTTGCTGCAATGTCGCAGACCACTGAGCTGCTGAATCAACTGGCGGAACTGAACTTATTTCAGCCAGTTGACCTTATCATTGAATTTGCCGACAGCACACAGCAGCGCGTTGGCGGTTTATACGCACTGAACGAGCAGCGGATTCAGGCATTATCGCCAGAGCAGCTGGCCATCCTGAATAAGCACAATACGCTGTCGGTGATGTTCAATATTCTGGGCTCTATTTTTCAGGTCAATCGCCTGATCCGTTTGCATAACAGCCGCTTTGCTGAGCGCGCTGTCAGCAATATCAAGTTTGAAACCAGCAAGTTGTAA
- a CDS encoding tryptophan halogenase family protein, producing MHTAQSRQRIVIVGGGTAGWLTAAVVAAKHKIAPGQCALDITLIESSDIPTVGVGEGTWPTMRNTLKDIGLSEKEVFRRCSAAFKQGGKFVNWVKAGGDAYYHPFTVPLGYGRIEMAPYLDQVADFANATNFQQHICEQNLAPRALSDAEYSSAQSNYAYHLDAGAFADMLRDFCKTELGVKHTVATVEQVNASGTEHIDHIVLGDGSQLSADLFVDCSGFRSLLLGETLQSAFTSTDDVLFNNSALALHVPYEGDYEIKPYTQATAQQAGWIWDIGLTTRRGVGHVYSTQFTSDDEAEATLRRYVGDEQGTLNARTIRFNSGYRKTIWKGNCVGVGLAAGFVEPLEATALMLIEISARYIAEQMPAPGTSLPIISQRFNQQMQYRWQRIIDFLKLHYIFNQRSEPYWVANRDPATIPESLKEDLAIWQYRGPQITDFSAAIELFPAASYQYVLYGMGFSPDFSLQSHLYTQQALADSVIKQNQLIREQKLANLPNHRDYLTQWLDA from the coding sequence ATGCACACAGCTCAGTCCAGACAACGAATCGTCATTGTTGGCGGTGGCACCGCAGGCTGGTTAACCGCCGCGGTCGTGGCTGCCAAACATAAAATTGCGCCCGGTCAGTGTGCGCTCGACATTACCCTGATTGAGTCCAGCGATATACCCACCGTGGGCGTAGGTGAAGGCACCTGGCCTACCATGCGCAATACGCTAAAAGATATTGGTCTGTCTGAAAAAGAGGTATTCCGACGCTGCTCAGCCGCCTTTAAACAGGGCGGCAAGTTTGTTAACTGGGTAAAAGCCGGGGGTGACGCCTATTATCATCCGTTTACGGTGCCTCTGGGTTATGGCCGTATTGAAATGGCGCCGTATCTGGACCAGGTGGCCGATTTTGCCAATGCCACCAATTTTCAGCAGCATATCTGCGAGCAAAACCTGGCCCCACGGGCATTAAGCGATGCTGAGTACAGCAGTGCCCAGTCAAATTACGCCTATCACCTGGATGCCGGTGCTTTTGCCGACATGCTGCGTGATTTTTGTAAAACCGAGTTAGGGGTTAAACATACTGTAGCCACCGTTGAACAGGTTAACGCCAGCGGTACAGAGCATATTGATCATATTGTGCTGGGTGATGGCAGCCAGCTAAGCGCAGATTTATTTGTCGACTGTTCAGGTTTTCGCTCGCTACTGTTAGGCGAGACCCTGCAATCTGCGTTTACCTCCACCGATGATGTGCTGTTTAATAATTCCGCGCTGGCCCTACATGTGCCCTATGAAGGGGACTATGAGATTAAGCCGTATACCCAGGCCACCGCACAGCAAGCTGGCTGGATCTGGGATATCGGGCTGACCACACGCCGTGGCGTGGGTCATGTGTACAGCACGCAGTTTACCAGTGACGATGAGGCAGAAGCGACATTACGCCGCTATGTGGGCGATGAGCAGGGAACACTGAACGCGCGTACCATTCGGTTTAATTCCGGCTATCGCAAAACCATCTGGAAAGGAAACTGTGTCGGGGTTGGCCTGGCAGCGGGCTTTGTCGAACCGCTGGAAGCCACCGCACTGATGCTCATCGAAATTTCAGCCCGCTATATTGCTGAGCAAATGCCAGCGCCAGGCACATCCCTGCCTATTATCAGTCAGCGGTTTAATCAACAAATGCAGTATCGCTGGCAACGGATTATCGACTTTCTCAAGCTGCACTATATTTTTAATCAGCGCAGCGAACCCTACTGGGTGGCCAACCGGGACCCGGCCACCATACCGGAATCGCTCAAAGAAGATTTAGCGATCTGGCAATATCGCGGGCCCCAAATCACAGACTTCTCAGCCGCTATCGAATTGTTTCCGGCTGCCAGTTATCAGTATGTGTTGTATGGCATGGGCTTCTCGCCTGATTTCAGCCTGCAATCGCATCTGTACACGCAGCAGGCGCTGGCTGACTCTGTCATTAAACAAAACCAGCTCATTCGTGAGCAAAAACTCGCCAACCTGCCTAACCACCGGGATTATCTGACCCAGTGGTTAGATGCTTAA
- a CDS encoding TonB-dependent receptor gives MTHKNNATQFVPLAKRSLLGLAIASALHAPVAFAQEDATATTDADAPVEVIEVRGIVSSLKRAMANKKEGLAVSDGIAAEDLGKFPDLNVAESLQRITGVSIDRSGGEGQQVTVRGFGPQFNTVLVNGRQIASDDDGRAFNFDVLAADQITGANIYKSGVASMQSGGIGSTINISTARPFDYDGLQLVGSVKGVYESLSEETSPQASFLASNTFADDKLGLLLAVSHQERQVQINRIQTAGWRPGLTLSNRNDGVIADNVYLPRNWDQTVDQQDRTRTNASLVAQYAPTDEVTITLDGFVSKFEVDSQVTDLASWFEPDRVGSATINPETGTATQFTQEIDLHQGSGNPASDFVNSTRNIRDVTNEGYGINVDWQINEALRAKFDVSHSTAENDIGGRGVFNVVGIINNYEFDGTGSIPTVLHDGLGNGALPDISLNRLHYNDLGNVRASEDEINEYKADFTYLSDNEVFRKADFGILHSEREKYSYQIFASQCAFCGYGTQAPADALNIRPFTANNYFDGLIDTWYTYDGDAYLDFLASEGFPVNPTLQPNLYNIEEEVTALYAQFEFGYDIGDMPLTMNVGARYEETDVAVSAIQAFVEDIVPTTDLTLFANQFGPEQNITGTSSYTNLLPSVNIKLELNDDMILRFSRYDSLTRPTMTDMSPATTFGEPRRQNLAASGGNPALKPFKAENWDLSFEWYYSDDSVFSFAVFNKEVEDFIVTLSGTETYSLTARSAADGYRCTAADCAPDVTLDPTNPDLDVVATTEELNGESEAYTVSRPQNGETATVNGYEIALTHVFDNGFGVTANATVVNSDAGLTGDTTQSFALEGLGDSQNLIVFYERDAFQARVAFNNRESFLFALDNGFNGEPTTTQSYGQWDVSASYDISEHLTVFFEGINVTEEELTQVGRFPDQIYSVEDNGSRYAIGLRGTF, from the coding sequence GTGACACATAAAAACAACGCTACTCAATTTGTTCCACTTGCCAAACGCTCCCTGCTGGGCCTGGCAATTGCCTCTGCCCTACATGCACCGGTAGCCTTCGCGCAGGAAGACGCCACGGCGACAACAGATGCTGACGCACCGGTCGAAGTGATCGAAGTTCGCGGTATCGTTAGCTCACTAAAACGCGCGATGGCTAACAAAAAAGAAGGCCTGGCGGTTTCTGACGGCATCGCCGCAGAAGACCTGGGTAAATTCCCTGACCTGAACGTAGCAGAATCCCTGCAGCGTATTACTGGTGTATCGATCGACCGTAGTGGTGGTGAAGGACAGCAGGTGACGGTTCGTGGTTTTGGTCCTCAGTTCAATACCGTACTGGTAAACGGGCGTCAGATTGCTTCGGATGACGATGGCCGTGCGTTTAACTTTGACGTACTGGCTGCGGATCAAATCACCGGCGCTAACATTTATAAAAGTGGTGTAGCCAGCATGCAGTCTGGTGGTATTGGCTCAACCATCAATATCTCTACTGCCCGTCCGTTCGACTATGACGGCCTGCAACTGGTAGGTTCTGTTAAAGGCGTGTATGAAAGCTTGTCAGAAGAAACCTCACCACAAGCCTCATTCTTGGCCAGCAACACCTTTGCTGACGACAAGCTGGGTTTGCTACTGGCCGTGTCACATCAGGAACGCCAGGTACAGATTAACCGTATCCAGACTGCCGGCTGGCGTCCGGGTCTGACCCTGTCTAACCGTAACGATGGGGTCATTGCTGATAACGTGTATCTGCCTCGCAACTGGGACCAGACGGTTGACCAGCAGGATCGTACCCGTACCAATGCATCTTTGGTTGCCCAGTATGCGCCGACCGACGAAGTTACGATTACCCTTGACGGTTTTGTATCAAAGTTTGAAGTAGACTCGCAGGTTACTGATCTGGCCTCATGGTTTGAGCCAGACCGTGTTGGTTCTGCCACGATTAACCCGGAAACCGGTACAGCTACTCAGTTTACGCAGGAAATTGACCTGCACCAGGGCAGCGGAAACCCGGCTTCGGACTTTGTAAACAGTACCCGTAATATCCGTGATGTGACCAACGAAGGATATGGCATTAATGTTGACTGGCAAATCAATGAAGCACTGCGCGCAAAGTTCGACGTGTCTCATTCAACAGCCGAAAACGACATTGGCGGACGCGGTGTATTCAACGTTGTGGGTATTATCAATAACTATGAGTTTGATGGTACTGGCAGCATCCCAACGGTACTGCACGATGGTCTGGGCAACGGCGCACTGCCGGATATTTCTCTGAACCGCTTGCACTACAACGATCTGGGTAACGTACGTGCTTCTGAAGATGAAATTAACGAATACAAAGCTGATTTTACCTACCTGTCAGACAACGAGGTTTTCCGTAAAGCAGACTTCGGTATCCTGCACTCTGAGCGTGAAAAATACAGCTATCAGATTTTTGCCTCACAGTGTGCTTTCTGTGGTTACGGTACACAGGCCCCGGCAGATGCACTGAACATTCGTCCGTTCACTGCTAACAACTACTTTGACGGCCTGATTGATACCTGGTACACCTACGACGGTGATGCCTACCTGGACTTCCTGGCTTCAGAAGGCTTCCCGGTCAATCCAACACTGCAGCCAAACCTGTACAATATCGAGGAAGAAGTCACCGCTTTGTACGCTCAGTTTGAATTTGGTTATGACATTGGCGATATGCCACTGACCATGAACGTGGGTGCGCGTTACGAAGAAACAGATGTAGCCGTGTCTGCTATCCAGGCTTTTGTGGAAGATATTGTACCCACCACTGACCTGACCTTGTTTGCTAACCAGTTTGGTCCTGAACAAAATATTACCGGTACATCGTCCTACACCAACCTGCTGCCCAGCGTGAACATTAAGCTGGAACTGAACGACGATATGATTCTGCGCTTCTCGCGTTATGATTCACTGACCCGTCCAACCATGACAGATATGTCTCCAGCCACGACATTTGGTGAGCCGCGTCGTCAGAACCTGGCAGCATCAGGGGGTAACCCTGCCCTGAAACCGTTTAAGGCAGAAAACTGGGACCTGTCATTTGAATGGTATTACAGCGATGATTCTGTGTTCTCGTTTGCCGTATTTAACAAAGAAGTAGAAGACTTCATTGTTACCCTGTCGGGCACTGAAACTTACTCACTGACCGCACGTTCTGCTGCTGACGGCTACCGCTGTACTGCGGCCGACTGTGCGCCGGATGTCACGCTGGATCCAACTAACCCGGATCTGGATGTGGTAGCCACCACTGAAGAGTTAAATGGTGAAAGTGAGGCGTACACCGTTAGCCGTCCGCAAAACGGTGAAACTGCTACCGTTAACGGCTACGAAATTGCCCTGACGCACGTGTTTGACAATGGCTTTGGTGTCACTGCAAACGCCACGGTAGTCAACAGTGATGCTGGTCTGACCGGAGATACGACACAGTCATTTGCCCTGGAAGGCCTGGGTGACTCACAAAACCTTATCGTGTTCTATGAGCGTGATGCGTTCCAGGCTCGGGTGGCCTTTAACAACCGTGAGTCATTCCTGTTTGCCCTGGATAATGGCTTTAACGGTGAGCCGACCACCACGCAGTCTTATGGCCAGTGGGATGTCAGCGCCAGCTACGACATCAGCGAACACCTGACCGTATTCTTTGAAGGCATTAACGTGACCGAAGAAGAACTGACTCAGGTAGGCCGCTTCCCGGATCAAATCTACTCTGTAGAAGATAACGGCTCGCGTTACGCGATTGGTCTGCGCGGTACATTCTAA